One region of Armigeres subalbatus isolate Guangzhou_Male chromosome 3, GZ_Asu_2, whole genome shotgun sequence genomic DNA includes:
- the LOC134227002 gene encoding protein obstructor-E-like has protein sequence MQRTAVLLLYTTIFLGAIPFLEANRCLGRPDGFFANDFRECEAFFTCVRQTAVPGRCPDGFHFNEEEQKCDYPWNVVCLICEESTTEPGVNPIPEFFPIENECRKYTLCAGGIGFLRECSAGLMFDPVLRICDVEDNVNCLQGICPNDINPEQATMVPDPRDCSRYYICFRREPVGGISHACNDGLLFDPISRRCDLAANVECLVPDPPISTECPPTGLHYIPEAGSCSTYFICLDGDRIGPLSCAAGLIFDINTRTCRPRGDEGSQCVTDPTGVFGVQIKT, from the exons ATGCAAAGAACAGCCGTTCTTCTGCTTTATACCACAATCTTCCTTGGAGCGATTCCCTTTCTGGAAGCAAATCGATGTCTTGGTCGTCCGGACGGGTTCTTCGCCAACGATTTTAGAGAATGTGAAGCCTTTTTTACGTGCGTCCGCCAAACAGCTGTTCCCGGTCGGTGTCCGGATGGATTTCACTTTAACGAGGAGGAACAAAAATGTGACTACCCGTGGAATGTGGTATGCCTTATTTGCGAGGAGTCTACCACGGAACCGGGTGTTAATCCGATTCCGGAGTTTTTCCCAATCGAAAACGAATGCCGAAAGTACACGCTTTGTGCCGGCGGAATAGGATTTCTGAGAGAATGTTCAGCTGGACTGATGTTCGATCCGGTCCTAAGGATTTGCGATGTTGAAGACAATGTGAACTGTTTGCAAGGTATTTGTCCGAATGATATTAATCCAGAGCAGGCCACAATGGTACCAGATCCACGAGACTGCTCTCGGTATTACATTTGCTTCCGAAGAGAGCCAGTTGGAGGAATTTCGCATGCATGCAACGATGGGCTGTTGTTCGACCCCATCAGCAGGCGCTGTGATCTGGCGGCTAATGTGGAATGTTTG GTCCCTGATCCACCAATCAGCACCGAATGTCCACCGACCGGACTACATTACATCCCCGAGGCTGGGTCCTGTTCGACGTATTTCATTTGCCTGGATGGAGACAGAATTGGGCCGCTATCTTGTGCTGCAGGGTTGATCTTTGACATTAACACTAGAACGTGCCGACCACGAGGAGATGAGGGCTCCCAATGCGTGACGGATCCTACAGGCGTGTTTGGAGTACAAATCAAAACGTGA